From Gemmatimonas sp. UBA7669, a single genomic window includes:
- a CDS encoding methyltransferase family protein encodes MRIPPILMLFGAMALSAAAAVADPFARPSGALRLLGGLFAAGGLAVAASGVAAFRRQRTTVDPRYPERATTLVAEGVYRWTRNPMYVGFVTIAAGAAVALGSPLALLGPGVLTAYLDRVQIPAEEMALRARFGAPFESYARTVNRWVGGRRSTRTDVV; translated from the coding sequence ATGCGAATTCCCCCGATCCTCATGCTTTTCGGCGCCATGGCGTTGAGCGCCGCGGCTGCCGTTGCCGATCCCTTCGCTCGTCCATCGGGCGCGCTCCGACTGCTCGGCGGTCTCTTTGCCGCTGGCGGCCTGGCCGTGGCCGCCTCGGGCGTCGCAGCGTTCCGCCGACAGCGCACGACCGTCGATCCGCGCTACCCGGAGCGCGCCACGACACTCGTCGCCGAGGGGGTCTACCGTTGGACTCGCAATCCGATGTACGTGGGTTTCGTGACCATTGCGGCCGGCGCGGCGGTGGCTTTGGGTTCGCCTCTCGCGCTGCTCGGGCCAGGAGTGCTGACCGCCTACTTAGATCGCGTGCAGATCCCGGCGGAGGAGATGGCCCTGCGGGCGCGATTTGGTGCCCCGTTTGAGTCCTACGCTCGGACGGTGAACCGTTGGGTGGGTGGCCGCAGGTCCACTCGCACCGACGTCGTCTGA